From the Clarias gariepinus isolate MV-2021 ecotype Netherlands chromosome 3, CGAR_prim_01v2, whole genome shotgun sequence genome, one window contains:
- the LOC128518401 gene encoding tumor necrosis factor ligand superfamily member 14-like, translating into MNMTDKCMSYPSVFVVDSGTNLPPPLPPKPGLTRMKTRRNLLVQKTLIVLVLLSFCGLAVEGYFIYKLHQANSNSTSNGDQPKTAAQKGDHINPIPVTRKPKPPTILPPPKPLAHLAALNKPENEGIMKWNDDGQSLLYKLEYRDGKLIIQEEGYYYVYSKLTYGAEGHFSQAVEKNTTRYLGGSIKLLEYRRHDLNSANKGSMRNSYLGGVFHLYKGDAVFVHVKKGSSVNLSNAANNFFGMFML; encoded by the exons ATGAACATGACTGACAAATGTATGTCATACCCCTCGGTGTTTGTAGTGGACAGCGGTACCAACTTACCCCCGCCGCTTCCCCCTAAACCAGGATTAACACGGATGAAGACCCGGAGGAACCTCCTGGTCCAGAAAACGCTCATTGTGCTGGTGCTCCtgtctttctgtggcttagcaGTGGAGGGTTATTTCATCTACAAGCTTCACCAGGCTAACAGCAACTCTACATCt AATGGTGATCAGCCCAAGACTGCAGCACAGAAAG GAGACCATATAAACCCAATACCTGTCACCAGGAAGCCAAAGCCACCGACAATCCTGCCGCCGCCAAAACCTCTGGCACATCTGGCAG CTCTTAATAAACCTGAAAATGAAGGAATCATGAAATGGAATGACGATGGACAGTCCCTCCTTTATAAGCTTGAATACAGAGATGGAAAGCTGATCATTCAGGAAGAGGGCTACTACTATGTGTATTCTAAGCTTACCTACGGTGCAGAAGGCCATTTTTCCCAAGCGGTGGAAAAGAACACAACACGCTACCTGGGAGGTTCCATCAAGCTCCTTGAATACCGAAGACACGATTTAAACTCGGCCAACAAGGGTAGTATGAGGAACAGCTACCTTGGTGGGGTCTTCCATCTGTACaagggtgatgctgtttttgtTCATGTGAAGAAAGGCTCTTCGGTGAATCTGTCTAATGCAGCTAACAACTTTTTCGGCATGTTTATGCTGTAG
- the LOC128519644 gene encoding tumor necrosis factor ligand superfamily member 6-like, producing the protein MNMADKCMSYSSVFVVDSGTISPPPLPPKPGLTRMKTRRNHLVQKTLIVLVLLSFCGLAVEGYFIYNLYINGDQPKTAAEQGDHINPIPVTRKPKPPTILVPPKPLAHLAARNNPENEGIMKWNDDGQSLLYKLEYRDGKLIIQEGGYYYVYSKLTYGAEGHFSQTVEKNTTRYLGGSIKLLEYRRHDLNSANKGSMRNSYLGGVFHLYKGDAVFVHVKKGSSVNLSNAANNFFGMFML; encoded by the exons ATGAACATGGCTGACAAATGTATGTCATACTCCTCGGTGTTTGTAGTGGACAGCGGTACCATATCTCCCCCCCCACTGCCTCCTAAACCAGGATTAACACGGATGAAGACCCGGAGGAACCATCTGGTCCAGAAAACGCTCATTGTGCTGGTGCTCCtgtctttctgtggcttagcaGTGGAGGGATATTTCATCTACAATCTTTACATA AATGGTGATCAGCCCAAAACTGCAGCAGAGCAAG GAGACCATATAAACCCAATACCTGTCACCAGGAAGCCAAAGCCACCAACAATCCTGGTGCCGCCAAAACCTCTGGCACATCTGGCAG ctCGTAATAACCCTGAAAATGAAGGAATCATGAAATGGAATGACGATGGACAGTCCCTCCTTTATAAGCTTGAATACAGAGATGGAAAGCTGATCATTCAGGAAGGGGGCTACTACTATGTGTATTCTAAGCTTACCTACGGTGCAGAAGGCCATTTTTCCCAAACGGTGGAAAAGAACACAACACGCTACCTGGGAGGTTCCATCAAGCTCCTCGAATACCGAAGACACGATTTAAACTCGGCCAACAAGGGTAGTATGAGGAACAGCTACCTTGGTGGGGTCTTCCATCTGTACaagggtgatgctgtttttgtTCATGTGAAGAAAGGCTCTTCGGTGAATCTGTCTAATGCAGCTAACAACTTTTTCGGCATGTTTATGCTGTAG